The Sesamum indicum cultivar Zhongzhi No. 13 linkage group LG6, S_indicum_v1.0, whole genome shotgun sequence genome has a segment encoding these proteins:
- the LOC105165288 gene encoding cyclin-P3-1, with amino-acid sequence MGPLALETEIVCSLDYITLGLKEEKPQVLSLLSMFLERCVQKNERMLETSQTKDVVTILHGLRAPSLSIQQYIDRIFKYSCCSPSCFVIAHIYVDRFIQRTNLCLTSLNIHRLLITSVMVAAKFMDDAFFNNAYYARVGGVSTAELNKLEMKFLFSLNFQLHVSVQTFRNYCSVLRKDATGGLIERPIQACGMKESWANKDDPVCPQSISR; translated from the exons ATGGGACCATTGGCACTTGAAACGGAGATTGTATGCTCACTAGATTATATAACGTTGGGGCTAAAGGAAGAGAAGCCCCAAGTTTTATCACTTCTTTCCATGTTTCTGGAGAGGTGCgttcaaaaaaatgaaaggatgTTGGAGACTTCACAAACTAAAGATGTTGTGACCATACTCCATGGTTTAAGAGCACCATCTCTCAGCATTCAACAATACATAGATCGGATCTTTAAGTATTCGTGCTGCAGCCCTTCTTGCTTTGTTattgcacatatatatgtggacAGGTTTATTCAACGGACAAACTTGTGCTTGACGTCCCTCAACATCCACCGCCTCCTTATCACGAGTGTTATGGTGGCAGCAAAATTTATGGATGATGC ATTCTTTAACAATGCATATTATGCAAGAGTGGGAGGAGTCAGCACGGCGGAATTGAACAAGTTGGAGATGAAGTTTTTGTTCAGTCTCAATTTCCAACTTCATGTTAGTGTACAGACATTTAGGAACTATTGTTCAGTGTTGAGAAAGGACGCGACGGGTGGACTTATTGAACGCCCGATCCAGGCATGTGGAATGAAAGAAAGCTGGGCAAACAAAGATGATCCTGTTTGTCCTCAGTCAATCTCTAGATGA